The genomic window ttttatgtCAAACTTTATCAGGTTTAGCTTTCATATGAAATGTATGTATGATTTATAACTCACACTGCAGTTCCACTACAAATCAGCAAAATACAGCCATTCTAGGGACGTGAGAGTAATTTCTTTCAGCTGTTTAGAACATGGTAAAATAATTGTGTAAATATATCCTTCAGATCTGTCGATACTTGGAATATTTAAATAGTGTTGAAGTTTGGATGCTtaagttctttgttttgttttatgtgaGGATGAAGAGGAAGCTGGATTACTGGAGCTCTTGAAATCACAAATTTGTGATAATGCTGCTTTATATGCTCAAAAATATGATGAAGAATTCCAGCCCTACCTACCACGTTTTGTAACAGCAATCTGGAATCTGTTAGTAACCACAGGCCAGGAAGTGAAATACGACTTAGTAAGTTGTTACAAACTGACCTTGTCGAGTTTAATAATGAATTACAAATCGGTCAGTCCTGCTAAAGCTGTGTGTGTTCTGTTTGTGTTGTTCTAGCTGGTTAGTAATGCAATCCAGTTTCTGGCCTCAGTTTGTGAGAGACCACACTACAAGCATCTGTTTGAAGACCAGAATACATTGACAAGCATCTGTGAAAAAGTTATTGTACCCAATATGGAATTTAGAGGTAATGTTTTTCATCTTTCAAAAAGACAATAAAATCTAGCTGTAACTACAATAATCTTTTGCTTTGCAGGACGAAGTATTGAAAATTACCTCTTGTTTATTTAAGTGCTAGTTTAAAATTCCAAGTTCCTACAACAGATTGCTCTTCTGTGGGCTTTGGAAGAACTGTGTGAACACATGTAATAATATTTATGTCTCTTTGGAATCTCAAATTGGAAAAATGCAGGAAGTTAGGTCATGTGCCAACAATAACTTCACGTTTCATGATTAAGAAAGTAATTCAAAGAGTCTGATTTAGGCATGAATATGAGGCCTGCTAAATTGTAGTGCCTATTTCTCCACATTTTGTTGGGCTTATATTGACATAGGTGTATAAAACAGGGTGAAGATGTATTGCAGAGATAAGAGGCTTCTCTCTACGTCTTTGACTCTGGAAGCCTCTTTAAATACAGTTCAGTGTTTTATAtgtcttgtctttttttgtctttttttaaatcaggaGTACATCAACTCACAAGTATGAAAGGAACAAGCTAAACATTCTGGACTGGCGGGatttttctgattattttttaaagctataaagaatacttggaaaaaaatagcAAGCTGCAAATACATGTTTTTACCTTAAAAAAAGAGACTAGAGAGCTCAATATTTAAACTTTGTTGCATTTTATCTTTTCAGCGGCCGATGAAGAAGCATTTGAAGATAATTCTGAAGAATATATAAGAAGGGATTTGGAAGGATCTGGTAATCCACTGATTTATACTAAGAATACTTGGTGTTTAAATATAGCTCTAAAGAGCAGTAGCATTTTACCGAAGCTTTTATAACTTATTTTTGAAATTGGGAAGTTTTCCCCCCACCAAGAGAGTTTACCCAGTTTTTTAGCATGTCTACTGTCACAATATGCCCATCACAGTGGGTTTTTGTTCTGGGCAATATTTTTATAGGGCTTTTAAATTGATTGGATTGGTTTGTCTTCTGCTCTTCACACATATCCATTTCAGCAAATATAGCCTGTAAGTCAATGCTGAAGAGTAGCCACAGTTGTGTATTTAGTTCCTATGTGTAGAGTTttaaataacatggaaagacTGCCTGTATTTAGTAGTCTATCATGTTTAAACTGCAATTCTCACTGGTGTTGCATACAAAGCTGTGCTCAAACCAGCTGGACACCTGCCAGCCCTTGTACACCGACACTGTTCAAAGCAGTACAGTAACAGAGCTGCTTGATTTTTCTGATTGTAGCTGCCTGGTCTTGAGCTAGTTCAGAGCACAAATGGTCCAAACCTAGATCTGTATGAGGGTTCTGTATGTGCTGTTCTGTGGCACTGACATTTCACCAACTGACAATTCCTAATAGAACTAAGAATGGCAGGGGAGGGCAAACGTTTTATCATTCTTACCCAGGATTGGCTGCATTTCAGGTGTTCCTAGAGCTTTTATTTGTTAGCTATTTCTGCTTTTAAGAGAATTGAGGCAAGAACTGTATGTTTTTCATTGATTACTTTAGGAATGTCCTCTATTGCATTTAAATTGacttgctttattttccttctctcccttctgttAGTATATTGTATTAAAGGCCAgctgattttattattttttttttttttacttacttGAAACAAAGAATTTTTACAGGAttatatttgggtttttttacaaaCATGCACAGATTTGGTGTGGGGGGCAGCAGCCAAGCACTACACAGCAGCTtgcttgccccccacccttctgCAGTGAGATGGGGAAGAGAACAGGAAGAGTGAAAGTGAGAAGACTCCTGGACAgagagataaagacagttttaaGTGAAAGAAAGAGGACAGGTGGGGGGAGGTGGTGAGTCAGTGACTCACCACCTCCCACACATAGACTAgtgcccagcctgtccctgagCAATATCTGCCTCCCCAAAAGCCCTCTCCCATTGCTTTTTATTGCTGGGGATGATGTTACATGGtgtggaatatccctttggtcagtttgggttaGTTATCCACACTGTGTCCCCTCCTAGCTTcttgcccagccccagcctacTCACtgggaagacagaaaaagagaaagcctTGACACTGTGCAAGCACTCTtcagcaacagccaaaacactggGGTGTTACCAACAGTTTTAGTCACcagtgcaaaacacagcaccatctgggctgctatgaagaaaattaaccccCTCCCAACCAGACCAGTATGCGTGGGTTCATAAATGTCAAGGTGGTGAAAAGCTTCCCCCTGTGTGATTTCTGCACCTTTCTTTAGAGGACAGCAAACCCTGTCATTGCACATGCAGTATTGGAAGGTGTCCATTCTTCTTTTTGTGTACAAATAGTAAAAGACACAAGTGTATTCCTGTGCTCCAGTGGGGAGGATTGAAATAATTAACATAAGGTATGGCTATATTGTAAGAAGCTGTATATTATTGTtgattattatcattattttgttgtttattctgtttattaatatgaaaagcTGTGTACTTTCTCATATCTAAAGAATCTTTGGTCCTCCTGCAGATATTGACACCAGACGCAGAGCAGCTTGTGATCTAGTCAGAGGCTTGTGCAAATTTTTTGAAGGACCTGTGACAGGGATTTTTTCTGGGTATGTTAATTCTATGCTGCAAGAATATGCAAAGAATCCATCTGTTAACTGGAAGCACAAAGATGCAGCTATTTACCTTGTTACGTCTTTGGCATCCAAAGCTCAGACACAGAAGGTACTTTTACATTCTCTTCCTTTTAATCCATGTGCATTCAAGTATTACAGTGTATGTGAGGACTGCAGTTCATTTTATGCTGCTTCAGAATGGCAGTAACTGCATTTGTAGTAGTTTAATGCTGGTGAGATTACAGCATTAAACTACTGTACACCATTACATAACGCTATAACAGGTGGTAATTTGGTGGTATCTGATCTTGGGGTAGGCTGGGCAATGTCAACAACCACATGTGACCTTTTGGCAGGTCTTACTAGCATGTGTGAAGCAGCAACATGAGTTTGGGTTGAGAACCTCTGAGCTTTTCAGTAGTACTGAACCATGGAAGACCCAGTTCAGCTTTGCAAAACGTGATTAGAAGTGTCAAGCAGACTAGAAGGAATCTAAGTGACTCTTACAGTTCTTCTCAGTGCATTTCCCAATGTTTCCTGGTCGTTGAGTGTTTATGGTTTGGAAATGGCACGTGCATGCTCATGATGGCTGGAAATGGATCTCTGGGGGAAAGCAGCTAACTGGCTGGatacactggaaggccacaccTCAACTAGACTTTGGAAACAGTACCATTGTATGAAAGGTTTTAATGTACTAGTAAGTATTTAAAGTGTATTGCAGTTCAGATCTCTGTAGCTTTACAAGCCAGAGTTGAGGCAAACACAGTAAAATATGTTATACAGTATCTTTGTGCAGTGTTGCTgaaggctctcagtctttcctgaGACTCTGACTGTGTGCCACTGCAGAGCAGTTGCTGGTAATAGTGATATGTAGTGGGAACCAGTCTCCTAGCAATTAGAAATCTGCTAAGTTGCACATCTCTTCAGGTgctatatttaaatataaatatgggGATAACATCAGTTACAACACTTGACTGATAAACATCCATCTGAAAATGCTGTTTCAAAATTTAGTTGCATTTTTCATAAAAGAAAACTTTCAGTCATTCTTTTGCTGCTCTAATTCAGAATTGGAATTTGGATACTAAACTTTTGTCAAAGGACTATCACAAAGGTACCAAGTTAGTAAGATGCTGGTGTTTTCTATCTAAGATGGTGGTTAATTATTAGTGTGTTACAGGCTATTTATTATTCAACTCAGAGCTGATAACTTTGAACCTCAGTAGTGCCAGAGCTGAAACATTAAGAAGAAGGAATCGGATGGCTCTGCTAAAGATCCATTTTCAAAAACCCCATCACGTGCATGCACACTTTAATTCCTTTTATTaaaagcactttaaaaatgAGTACTAAGAGTAGCTGAACATCAACATGTAAAAACAgagttggttttgggttttgtttttctagcaTGGAATAACACAAGCCAATGAACTTGTCAACCTGACAGAATTCTTTGTGAATCACATTCAGCCTGATTTAAAGTCTGCTAGTGGTAAGTTACCATAATTTGGGTATGAAATTTTTGGTCTTATATGTAGAACCCTGCTAGTGACCATTGTTTCTCGAGGTGCTCGTATATCATAACTCCTGAGACACCTGGCCCATGGGAAGTAATTCAGATCTGTTTGCCTGACCATGGCTGAGCTTTTAAACAAAAGTGGATTGCCACAATGCTATCTGCAAGaccaaagcacacacacacacatgggtGCTATCAGCTACATGCTTAAACTTGTTGAATCAAAGTCATTATGTTTCTGTATTTGAGACCTTACGCAATCTTCTATGCTATACAAACCCCTGGGAAGTTAGAGCCTTGCAGGCTGGGTCAGAGCCTGTATCAGCCCATGTTGATGAGATTACAGATGTCTGGATTTAACCCATGTCATTTATTTTGTGCTTCAACAATTATGACATTTGGAACATAGTGGGTTGTCTTGGAATATATAATTGGATACTGCTAACATTTGAGCCAGAAGGGGAAATAGGTGAAAAGGTTGGACATTtaatggtgctggggtgtgatTTGTACCTAGAAGTGACAGTCTGTCTTCCAGTGTTCATACAGAAATGCAGGAACTAAGCAATGTAGAAAAATATTGTGTGTATTgttttggaggggaaaaatcATGCTTATACTATGTAGAAGGGTGACATTATGTGATATGAAAAGTAGCAATAAGATTTGCATATTTTTCTATTGCAGTGAATGAATTCCCTGTGCTAAAAGCAGATGGTATCAAATATATCATGATTTTTAGAAACCAAGtaagtttttcttttattcttctggTTAAAACATATTGTAGTTTGTTACTTTGTACTTGCCAAGCCTAATTTATATCTTACTTGGCCATATGTTAACTCAACAGGTGTTTGATAGTCATATCTAACACTTCTTGCTGAAATTTTAGTTTTGCAAGTAAATGATATTGTTATAAATAATATCCAATTAACATGTAGTCTATATGCTATCCATATGCTTTGGGAGCAGTGAACATCTTAGCATGCTTAGTTCTGTGACATACTCAGGCTTCTTTTAAGTGAATGTGAGTCTAAATATACTTGACTGCTCCTACCATCGTAGTAGTTGTTAATGAGTTCAGCAACTTCGTTCTTTGTCTTTTCTGATTTGTGACATGCAGTGAGAAAAGATAGTGTTACTTCTAAATTTTAGACTACATTTATTTATCTCTTATTAAAAATCTgtgtgggtggttttttttttttttaagattgaTATTTTTTAATTGCCTGTTAAGACATggtaaaatggaaaaagaatatATGCACTTACTGTCTGTCCATTGTAACATTGATGTTTGGGGGAAATACAGAAGAGATGACAGAAACAGGTGCTTCTTAGTTGTCAAGGTGTGATTTAGCAACTGGAGGAGCCTTCTAAGATTTCTTCCTCTGCCAGTTTGTGGCTCATACTCTCAGTGGTTTTGCTCTAGTGTGGAACCATCTGTATTTTCATGTAACACATGTATAATTTGTTGCTGTATTTTTGTAGGTACCTAAAGAACAACTGTTGGTATCTATTCCTCTCTTAATCAATCATCTACAAGCAGAAAGTATTGTGGTCCATACTTATGCAGCCCATGCTCTTGAAAGACTGTTCACCATGAGAGGGACAAATAATACTACCCTGTAAGTTTTCCAGCAGAAATAAAGGCATTGCTACATAGGTTTTGTCTGTTAAGGATGAGAAATATCTTTTATTTCTTAGTTTGCAGTATTGTAAAATGCTTGAAGTTTGTGACTCTCTTACTGTTTTGATTAACAGCATTACAGCTGCAGAAATGGCACCATTTGTAGAAGTGCTATTGACAAACCTTTTTAAAGCTCTGACGCTTCCGGGCTCCTCTGAAAATGAATACATTATGAAAGGTAAAGGCTTTGAGTTCTGCATACAAGGCTACCTTTTCTAACTTGAGATAAAGGCTTAGAATTACAGGGTACTAACCTTTTGATTTGAAAAACCTCATTTATACAAACTTGCTAAAGAGTTATGCACAGCCTGCAGTCATTTACCAAGCTGTATTAAGTCATCTTTGACTAAGTTTATGGTGCCAAAGAGGGACACTAAAAATAATGGCATTGTGACAAGCTCTTTCACAAATGGTAGCACCTGGAGTCAGGACCTGAGCAGTGTCAGCAGAAGATCTGAGTGGGCTGTGAGTAATAGTACACCACGATTTGAGACGGGATACATGGTGGTCTTTGCAAAGTTGCTTGTTCTTCTGTGCTCCATCTACAGAATGGGTTCAATGAGGCTTTGCTTTATGCTCTGTCATGATTATAGATTGGTTGCTCTTCCAGCAGCTACTCTTCCTTGCTGCAAATCTGAGTTAGTAGTAAAAGGTAAAGGTTTTAAGCATATGGTGGATGACAGAAATGTTATATTTGTCTCCAGAAGATAATACTTTCAATTTATTTGCAGCCATCATGAGGAGTTTTTCTCTGCTACAAGAATCCATAATTCCATACATCCCTTCTGTCATCACACAACTTACACAGAAACTGCTGGCTGTCAGTAAGGTAAATAAACAGGCTGTTGAGCAAAATGTTCACTCTTTTCGTTTCAGAGCAGTCTCTCTAAAGATTATGTATGCCTTGTTGTTTGTGTTCTGTGAGAATACTGTAAACTGGTCAGATTTTCTGACTAAAATAAGTTAAAGCAACCTTCAGTGAAGTACCATTTTTCTTTGAGGAGTACTTGGAAATCATTCTCCCCTGCTCTCATCTGAAATTTGGAAACAGCATATGAAATCTTTTTGTAGCACTAGTTTGTTCCAATATAAATGTTTCCTTGTGCAGAGGCCACCATTAGAGTAATCTGTTTTTCTCCCAACTCCTTTATTCTCTGTCCATGAAGCTTCTGAGGCTAATACTAAATTCAGGCACAGAAATGTGGGCTTAAATTAAATTATCTTCCTACTTTTGGAGAGTAAAATTCTataatctttttcttcaggctggGCTAATATTCTGAACATTGACATTAGGGAATGCTTTAGAACACTTTCAACTATCCCAAAAAACTTTTACTATGTTTAGTTAAAACTTAGCTACAGAGCATAAGAAGTGTTCAGGattgaaaaagaagaggatTGTCCATTTTTCAGATactttaacatctttgttgttTATGTAGAGCTTCTGGAAAACGCTTCTCTTCATAGTATTTTGGAAAACCACCCCTCCTGTATGCTTTAAAGATTCTTGTGTTTGCTTTTATCTACAGAATTGATTGAATTAGCTTATTAATAAATAAGTTATAAGCATGCTCATTCCCGATTGCTTTTTTTAGACTTCAATACAGATTAAAGAAATCTATAAAAACCTATTTTGCTGTACGAGTGACTTGGCTGCAAGATTGGGTTGATAAATCTGTTTGTAACTTGGTTCTAGAATCCAAGCAAACCTCACTTTAACCATTACATGTTCGAATCAATATGCTTGTCAATAAGGATAACATGCAAAGCAAACCCTGATGCAGTTGGAAGCTTTGAAGAGGCTTTATTTATGGTGTTCACGGAGATACTACAGAATGATGTGCAAGGTAAATGACAATCAGTAAGTGCTTGTGCTCTCTCTCTACTATAAGTGATTTACCTCATGGCAGTTTTTCTGTAACACAGGAAATTGAAGTGAGAATGCAGCATGTTCACAGTCCTAATTAAAAACTTGTAGGAAATATCTGGGTTGTTCCATGGGGTACATCAACTGTATTAACTTAGTTGTAAAACaaactgtgtttttaaaatacctGACAATGACTACTGCAAAGCCTTTTGTTACTCTTATTATAATAAaagttgctttgttttccatctTCTGAAACATGAACAAATAGAGGAAATAGAAGACTGACATACACAATGCTTGGACATTTTTGGAATAATTAAATGTGAGAAGTGATACCTTTCTCCAAGGTTTTATTTGTTGGAATCTTTTTGATATCATACAGTTCAGTCAGTAGATACATGGTTCCTGGGAACTGACAGTGACTGTATTTGCTTGATACTGAAATGTCATCGTCTCTTTTCCAGAATTCATTCCATATGTGTTTCAAGTGATGTCCCTACTTCTAGAAATGCATAAAAATGAAATCCCATCATCCTACATGGCATTGTTTCCTCATCTACTTCAGCCAGTGTTATGGGAAAGGACAGGAAACATTCCTCCTTTGGTCCGACTCCTGCAGGCTTATCTAGAGCGGGGAGCCAATACAATagcaagtgctgctgctgacaaaaTTGTAAGTTGTGTTTAGTCACAGTGTCTGCCTCTGGACGTGTTGATTCAAGATGAAAAACGATGGGGAACTTTTACTGAATGACTGGGTTTGTGCAGAATTTGTGCTTGTACTTCAATGGTGCCTGTGTAGAAAGACAAAACGTACTGTGAATGCAGGGTTTGGGGATGCTTTGCTGTTCTGTGGGTGTGAGAAATCTGAGGTTTTCGTCCTTTTGTCAATGAACATGGAAAATTCCTGCATGTAGTTTCCGTGAGCAGAAAAGCTTCCACAGCTTTCCTGTCTGCCTCATGTTGAACACTGTGGATCAGGAAAACTCTGAGGTTCTGTTCAGAAACTTCTGTTGAGTCTTGAGGAGAATGAGGAGAAGCCAAAATGTTGGGAGAACTGAGGATTAGAGAATTCAGTGAGAGATTTATTCTGCATGCTTCTGATGCTTCTGCTTCATGGTCTGCTAGAGTCAGACTTGGTTAGACAATGCTGCTGATGAGGCAGATGTGCATGTTCAAATTTGCTTTGGTGTTCATTGCTCAAAGTTAACGTTTAAAGGAACATCATTTGCTTCTGATAGAATCTGTCTTCCTTGTCCTTAACCACAGGTTTAGGTTTACTGTAGAAGCTTTCGGCTTGGTGTATGTCTTAAATGGGCAGGGTCACTTAAATGGTAGGTCACATATGAAGAACTCTTGTAtagagttttggttttgctttgcttgcagccTGGATTGTTGGGCGTGTTCCAGAAGTTGATTGCCTCTAAAGCTAACGACCATCAAGGATTCTATCTTCTAAACAGTATTATAGAGCACATGCCTCCGTGAGTATGAGTTGAAATTACATTCCAAACTAAAGTCTGTAGACTTTAATATTGGATATGTTTGAACACTTCCTAGTTAATGAATGTTTAACTACTAAAAAAGTGTCACATTTATCAGTAAAATAGAAGTGAACAATTCTACACTTGCTTTCTATGAAGTAATAAAATCCTAGCATGAACTGAGTAACTATTCTTTTAAATTTCCAGTGGATCAGTTGACCAGTACAGGAAACAAATCTTCATTCTACTATTCCAAAGACTTCAGAattccaaaacaacaaaatttaTTAAAAGTAAGTTCCTTGCTATATGAAAAGCTTTAGCACTGGTGGTGCCACCAGGTTAGACCATGCAGCTGTACTGAGTATCCCGTTGCGTCCGGTGACTATGAGGGTGAAGGGATACTAATGACCCAACATCAGGGACTTGCTGCATCTAGGCTGGCATCTAGGGCACGTGCCACAGCAGCTGACATTTATTTCATGAAAGCTGAAGGAATGGAACTAAAATAAGAGAGCTGTTCATTCCTTTCACTTTCTTACTCTGTGTGGTATCACTAATAATCTGAAAGTGGCTGCATATAATCTTCAGCTAATTGTGGCAAGCTTCCACTCCACACAGCGCAGTGATTCTGACCACAGTTCCTTCAGTTACATGTAGTTGTGGGTTATTACTGCTAAATACAGTGTGCATTTGTGTCCTGCCTTAATATGACTGAAATTATTGATAAGGTTTTATGTTAAATTAGCAAAGCTGTCCTGAATTATTGGAGTACATATTTTGCTTATTCCTGCTGCAACAGAAGGATTATTTCATActgattaaattattttaatgatacTATCACTACACAAATGATGAAGTATCTATTATTTAATCCTATAAAATCTGATTAATGCCACCTGATAGGAGCAAGAATGATGGGATTCCTTATAATGAtcttctgcaaagaaaatgcaaatggTGCTGTTAATGCACTGCATCTGTGCTCTGGTAGAAAGGGCACGCAGAGGGATTCATGACTGAACTGAAAAATTGCACTGCATGAAGTTTTTGACTAAGAACATCGAAGAATTCTCTTGGTCTTTAACCTGAAAAATTTGCAAATGGCTTTTCTAATGATTTATAATTGCTATAAGGGGAAAAAGGACAGCATCTTCTCTTGGTTGTCTTAACTCTGTGTTGTGGTGCATGAAAAACTCAGCAGATTTTAGGCAAACTTCCGGGTAGCAAGTTAATGAACTTTACTGAAGCTGAACATTGATAAAGGTTGCTGTTTCTGCCCCCTAGAAAAACTTGTTAGAATGTATTTGCTGGTGACTCTAAAgctattgttttcttttcatcttgaGTTGTCATTTGACCTTTTTCTTGTTATTGTTACAGGTTTCCTAGTCTTCATTAACTTGTACTGCATAAAATATGGGGCTTTAGCTCTGCAGGAAATATTTGACAGCATACA from Indicator indicator isolate 239-I01 chromosome 24, UM_Iind_1.1, whole genome shotgun sequence includes these protein-coding regions:
- the CSE1L gene encoding exportin-2 isoform X1; the protein is MELSDANLQTLTEYLKKTLDPDPAIRRPAEKFLESVEGSQNYPLLLLTLLEKSQENVIKVCASVTFKNYIKRNWRIVEDEPNKICESDRIAIKANIVPLMLSSPEQIQKQLSDAISIIGREDFPQKWPDLLTEMVNRFQSGDFHVINGVLRTAHSLFKRYRHEFKSNELWSEIKLVLDAFALPLTNLFKATIELCSTHANDASALKVLFSSLILIAKLFYSLNFQDLPEFFEDNMETWMTNFHSLLTLDNKLLQTDDEEEAGLLELLKSQICDNAALYAQKYDEEFQPYLPRFVTAIWNLLVTTGQEVKYDLLVSNAIQFLASVCERPHYKHLFEDQNTLTSICEKVIVPNMEFRAADEEAFEDNSEEYIRRDLEGSDIDTRRRAACDLVRGLCKFFEGPVTGIFSGYVNSMLQEYAKNPSVNWKHKDAAIYLVTSLASKAQTQKHGITQANELVNLTEFFVNHIQPDLKSASVNEFPVLKADGIKYIMIFRNQVPKEQLLVSIPLLINHLQAESIVVHTYAAHALERLFTMRGTNNTTLITAAEMAPFVEVLLTNLFKALTLPGSSENEYIMKAIMRSFSLLQESIIPYIPSVITQLTQKLLAVSKNPSKPHFNHYMFESICLSIRITCKANPDAVGSFEEALFMVFTEILQNDVQEFIPYVFQVMSLLLEMHKNEIPSSYMALFPHLLQPVLWERTGNIPPLVRLLQAYLERGANTIASAAADKIPGLLGVFQKLIASKANDHQGFYLLNSIIEHMPPGSVDQYRKQIFILLFQRLQNSKTTKFIKSFLVFINLYCIKYGALALQEIFDSIQPKMFGMVLEKIIIPEIQKVSGQVEKKICAVGITKILTECPPMMDTEYTKLWTPLLQALIGLFELPEDDTIPDEEHFIDIEDTPGYQTAFSQLAFAGKKEHDPVGQMVNNPRIHLAQSLHKLSTACPGRVPSMLSTSLNAEALQYLQGYLQAASVTLL
- the CSE1L gene encoding exportin-2 isoform X2; this translates as MELSDANLQTLTEYLKKTLDPDPAIRRPAEKFLESVEGSQNYPLLLLTLLEKSQENVIKVCASVTFKNYIKRNWRIVEDEPNKICESDRIAIKANIVPLMLSSPEQIQKQLSDAISIIGREDFPQKWPDLLTEMVNRFQSGDFHVINGVLRTAHSLFKRYRHEFKSNELWSEIKLVLDAFALPLTNLFKATIELCSTHANDASALKVLFSSLILIAKLFYSLNFQDLPEFFEDNMETWMTNFHSLLTLDNKLLQTDLVSNAIQFLASVCERPHYKHLFEDQNTLTSICEKVIVPNMEFRAADEEAFEDNSEEYIRRDLEGSDIDTRRRAACDLVRGLCKFFEGPVTGIFSGYVNSMLQEYAKNPSVNWKHKDAAIYLVTSLASKAQTQKHGITQANELVNLTEFFVNHIQPDLKSASVNEFPVLKADGIKYIMIFRNQVPKEQLLVSIPLLINHLQAESIVVHTYAAHALERLFTMRGTNNTTLITAAEMAPFVEVLLTNLFKALTLPGSSENEYIMKAIMRSFSLLQESIIPYIPSVITQLTQKLLAVSKNPSKPHFNHYMFESICLSIRITCKANPDAVGSFEEALFMVFTEILQNDVQEFIPYVFQVMSLLLEMHKNEIPSSYMALFPHLLQPVLWERTGNIPPLVRLLQAYLERGANTIASAAADKIPGLLGVFQKLIASKANDHQGFYLLNSIIEHMPPGSVDQYRKQIFILLFQRLQNSKTTKFIKSFLVFINLYCIKYGALALQEIFDSIQPKMFGMVLEKIIIPEIQKVSGQVEKKICAVGITKILTECPPMMDTEYTKLWTPLLQALIGLFELPEDDTIPDEEHFIDIEDTPGYQTAFSQLAFAGKKEHDPVGQMVNNPRIHLAQSLHKLSTACPGRVPSMLSTSLNAEALQYLQGYLQAASVTLL